In the genome of Spodoptera frugiperda isolate SF20-4 chromosome 1, AGI-APGP_CSIRO_Sfru_2.0, whole genome shotgun sequence, the window ACGAATGGATGGAACGTCACGTCACGTTACCGCGTCATAGTTACAGACGAAACGAGGAGGAAATTAGAGAATTCTCGGAATAATGACAATTGTATACCTATAATTAAGAAATGGTTTAACTTTGTAAATAGTCCGTGAAATCCTCAGTTTCTTCCTCGGGTGTTCCCCGAAGGTAAGTTGAGGTTTTACAATGCATCCATTTAAAAGCCGCAAAATCTACTGGCTGGTGACTATTAATTTGTGTATCTCTGCACTAAAGATGTATGTAGCTACGGGTGACCTAACAGCTCGAAGTAGGAGTTTTTACGAATACGAACGGGGTAGTTTCAGAAAGATTCTAGCACTCACTCTAgcctaagacgggagaagtatAGGTACTAACTGGATGATATATCAAgaaaaaaacactaaatatataattatgttagatCACAACGAAATCGTCCAATGGCTTCGcccgctttggacgaggcgagagggagtgtcagactcttactgactaaaaaccaccccgttcctactcgtgcttttcgagccgaaacccgctagatagtccgcagttccgaaaATCGTTTCCGATTTGCCTTTAATATCCGCGTATGATAAGGATACGAATCGATAGATgataataaaaagcaaataagttatttaatggGTATTGAAGTAAAGGTGAGTAATACCGTCAGCCGATGATTGTATTTCCGTATCCGTATGTACTGGAAGAAGGAAATAAGTATTACCTACTCATTTCCATAAagataaatagatattatacttaataacCTTATACGTAGAATTATTGTGGTGTAATGATTAATTCTAACAATTTCACAATACATGTTCAGATAACATCACACCTGTTATTCCCCGAAGGAGTAGTCAGATGTTTCTATTATTTGCCAGTTGTGAGATCGGTCTCCAGTACCATGTGTCATTATGGTACCCTATCCAATTGCCATGCACAGCATGTGTCTTTCAAAGGATCCATATATACCAGCTGGTAAAAATTGGCTGTTCTATCTTACCTgccttaatattataaatgtgaaagtttctttgtttggatgtttgtccgtcaatcacgctgaaaccactgaacggattttgatgaaatttggtatacagacagagtatgagctgacttgagtgataggatactttttattctacgggaaagcgggtgaaaccactggcaaaagctagtcacatgtaaatattgtaaatgtgaaagttgttttgtctgtatgtttgtccgtcattCACGCTGAAActtctgaacggattttgatcaagtttggtatacagacagtatGAGCtcacttgggtgataggatacttttaccAACAATTAATTATGCGACTGGAAATTACTATAATACAATGAAAAGTGATTCACAGACGACCTTAGAAATCCctaaaattattctatttataatacaaaacccAAATAAAGGAAATTACTGAGTAAGCCATAATAATttagtacatataataattaatttagtatgtctcacgaaagttacaataaaattaaaggaaattgcattacaaaatgtaacattttaagGTTTGTGGTCTAACACGTGAGCATTGCGCCATGAAAGCAGCAGGGTGACTGGATGACACAAGGTTTAGGAAACTCGTCCAATATGGTCATAGAAGCTGACTAATGTTATATGAATAATACTCATGGCTCATGATGAACCAGTCTCAGTAATTACCTGTTTGTTTTAAAGATGGTGATTCCCTTTGTGCAGATAAAATGTGGTAGTATGATATTACGTACAGTGGTTTAGCTTTTTttctggtataagccggtaaacgagcagatgaatcagctatggatacttgaaacaccagaggcgttaccagtgcgttgccggccttttggggattaggaatttaagggttgttggggaatcggagattgggaaaaggggtaattgggcctccggaaacctcattcacacaacgaaacacaaaacaaacgtTGATTCATGCAGGTTTTTTGtcaagccgtggtatcactccggtcgcagtcccattcgtgccgaaacatgactcTCCTACACTAATATAGGCATAAGAAACACTAGGTATCCATCTTTCGAATTTCCatcatttataataacaaaaaggaACAATGAACATTAAAGAAAGAATTTGAATACCTATTGGGAGGTGATTAATTTACTTCAATAGCATTGTAGCATAATATGTAAGTTTGAATTCTTGCCAAGAGGAAAGACTAACAAATACTTGTATTACTAACCACCAGTTACACAGTATTAAACTCTAGCGTTTCTTCGCCTGCGGCTTCAGCCGTGTGCAAATCTATACTACAATACAAATAAAGCTGAAGTATGtatttgtttggttgtttgaacgcgctaatctcttgaactactggtccgatttgaatgaaactttttgtgttagatagtccatttattgagaaagatTGTAGGATATATAACATCACGCGTAGATCAAAAAGAACCGAGCAGAatgagtgaaaccgcgcggaagtagttaGAGATTATAATCGAATTGATCGTTGTTTATTTCGTGTTGGCCCGATGGTGGCCGTGTTCTCTGTGCAAGAAGAGGccattggtcagcagtggccacttataggctgttatcCATAAATTCAATGATACAAGGATTGCTTAcatagtaggtatgtataaagGTTACTAGTCATAAACTTATTTCGCGACAAGAACAAACGGAGGAGTTTCTAAAATTAACACTCCTAAAATCCGggaaaagaaaatcttaaaaaggAAAATGCTTTTTATTGAAtagtttacttaattttaatttaccaaCGAGTTTCCttgttacctacttacatacGGAAAACGCATTGTGGTTAAGTTTGAGTACCGAGACATATTGACTTCATCGGAATTCcagaaacatttaaatataatatgcgTAATTCATCCTTTAAGTATAAGTTTGTACTCTTTGCCCACATTCTAAGAAAAATTCTAAGTTCAGGGCGGTTCAGTACAGTTGGTTACGcggctttttatttttatatcttcaaagtcaatttcaaatagaccgggacttttgaacgtcaaagcaaatattacaatataaagaaaacaaaatgtctgtgtGTTGGTCggtcttctagtgaagctatttgctcgttctaaagtctagattcctatggagaagaacgagcaagaaactttaAGTAGCaatccgccccagcttcgcatgggtgcaatggtgatatattatgcatgtattatacatttaaaCCTACCTCTTGGATcactatatctattaaaaaaccgcatcagaatccgttgcgtaattttaaagcatacatagggacagagaaagcgactttgtttaatactatgtagtgatagtgaAGATATTATTGGAACCTTTcatctacatattattttggGTCAGTGTTTATTTGTGaccgttattttattatattccgtGAATCATTGTTTCCTTGATCACGACTCACGATGAAGCATGAATGCACCGAGACATGACctacaaaaagtataaaattttgagtttttattcaatactcGTTTCCTGTAAGCATTATTAAGACGTTTTCTTGTAATTTCCCAAAAACAACAGACAAAAACGAATTGAAATGTTGATAAACATTAGGTGTATTTTTGTTCGCCTGACCATGTTTTTAAACGTTCACCTTGCACGAAATCCCACATTTTTATGTAGGCAGcgaatctaaaaataaatactaaaaattgtAGCCCTTTGATATTGAACCTGCCTACGTGTTTTTTACGAGAACCAAAAaggaaagatattattttacattcCGACTTGCAcctgacattttaaaattggaataaaCGTGACGTAAAAAGTAGGTGAGTATTTACACACCtacggccttacttataaacgatcactaaagttaagacacagttaaactacgtattaaaaaatattttaactcataaacGATGATTAACGCTAATTAATGTCTTAGCGACTGCTTAAATAGCTGTCAACTTAATCAGTGACGAATCCTTGTTTAAAGACCTTAATTATCAAAATGGCGTCCGAAATTCGTAAAAGTCACAGCTGTGGtatatttcaacaataacaccacatgcaaacttcgcattgaattgtgttctgtttgctgggctttgttccgctacttaggaaagtgaagtggataaatattaaaaaatggatatatttgacgacgataatgaattacgcacataccgtgacgagatagaagaaataagaaatttcagGAATATTGGTTCAAGAAggagagtaaaaatatataattcaagatCGAACCCAATGGAGGAATTGAGTGAAAGCGACTTCAAGCATCGCTACAGATTCAGTAAAGAAAAtatggtaaaaattataaatatcttaagaaaCGACTTGTCCATGGATAGCCGGGGCGACAGTATACCTGTGGAGTTGCAAGTAATGGCAGCTATAAGATACTGGGGCCGCCATGAGATTCAAGAAGACTGTGCGGAAATTCATGGCATGAGCCAACAGACTTTATCAAGAACTGCTAAAAGAGTTGCTATTGCATTGGCTTCGAAAAgttccatttatattaaaatgccttcAAATTTAAGAGAAGAGACTGAAACTATTCggaaatttgaaacaatttgtgggtttCCCCATGTTACCGGTGCAATAGATTGCacccatattaaaataagaaaagttggAGGAGATGTTGGTCAGTACTATATAAACCGTAAAGGACACTATTCTATTAATACTCAAATGGTGTGTAATGCAGATTTGAAGATCTGTGATATAGTTTGCCACTGGAGGGGTAGTACTCATGATGCAAGAATATGGCGTGAGAGTTCCATTAAAAGGAGATTTGAAGAACGAGAATTTAAAGGAAAACTTATAGGCGATGGTGGATACCCTTGTTCCCCATATTTACTGACTCCAGTACTGAGACCCCGCAACGAAGCAGAACGGCGGTACAACTATAGCCACATTCGCACCAGGAACGTAATTGAGAGATGTTTTGGTGTACTTAAGGCAAGGTTTCGGATACTTTTGGAAATAATGAGAGGGTCTTTCAATACGATTAAAACGACAATTGTTGCATGTGCAGTATTGCACAATTTAGCAATTGAATTTGATGACACTTTAAGTTATGAAACCCCTTACACAGACAGTGATGAAGACACTGAGGCCATTGAACAGGACTCTAATAATTTGACACACATAaccagaaacatttttattgagaatttcttttaaaatacaaatatatagttttatttaaacattttttaatttttttcccaATATTTTTGTTCTAGATCCAAAATTGCCATTCTCTTCTTATGCAATTCATCCTCccgtttttctttattttctttgcacTTTTTTGTGAGTAGGAACAATTGTTCCTCATAATTATCAGCAAtctgaaaaagaaacaataagatgtatacagggtgtccctgaagtcgacgtccaacgggcaccagatgatcagcaaggttccaactgttatcagaaaaatataaaaaaatctaagtcctacagtttttaaattacagtgacttatgtgttatccacgaaaaagtacacctgtgccagtcttttgactcttgttgctataaatcttaattttttcggctgcagtcttccttacattaacctgaatagtgctccagtaatatggaatcataaattcttagccaactgctttagattggaaaacattgttagttttagaggaaccaaagactctgaataaaattttcaccttactttaagtgactgtactgaataaattatgtatggcgctagtaatggcaaatttcaccaaagttggcgcatttaataaggattataaaatggtatagcactttgcaaattatttcttaaattcgacacaacaaaactccgtttcgatgaatttatttgaacttactaatatttcttctagtgtactcaaatcatacgttacaatatattgccgacgaaagctgtaagcgaaatcacgggtaaacagacaatgttgtttgacaagagatcctcgctgattttcaacatgatgataacaaatagcgtgcaaagtgctgtctagtgcatacgaggttataacgtatgatttgagtacactagaagaatttttagtaagttcaaataaattcatcgaaatggagtttcgttgaaaaatctttttttgtgtcgaatttaagaaatattgtgcaaagtgctataccattttataatccttattaaatgcggcaactttggtgaaatttgccactactagcgtcatacataatttattcagtacagtcagttttgtaatttatgaaaaaaatcatGCAACCATCAGGCATAACCATAAGTACTGTGATTATGATGTTaccttgttattttgtttaggttTGTGTTTAGGCTTATATAATTCcctttttattgtgtgtttctCTACTTTTGTTGCTGCTAGTGGTGTTGataaaattggattttcttCCACATCAGGAGTATTAGATAACTGAAAAAGGAGAGcatattaatgaatattttattataatgatttcatTCAGTTGATAGTTGGATTACAGTACCTGAGTTGATTTCTCAGAATCTACAATAATTGCTATTTCTGTGGGGGCTAACCCAGATTCTGACATCATCTTTTCAGTTGCTGTTGACTGTGACTgcaatagataattattataatgtataaataaataaatcatactaTGCGACAATATGAAATCAAACTATACATGCATAcctgttttattgtttcaataaatatgCTATCACTATCAAAAACATTACTGTCAATCACAAACTCATTAGGCAATGACTGAATTAGTTCGAGATCTTCTTGTGGCGGACTTGGTGGTGGAGGTCCTCCGCCAGTCATCTGCCTGGCCCGCCTATACTCCGACTCTCTAGTTTTAACTTGGCCTTTTGTATTACGCCACTGGGTGACAATTTGTGTCATATCCCTGGGCTTTTTATTAAGGctattaaaactgaaaaaggttaacatttataaacatgaGTGCTTTCCACTTTGGTAGTAGAGATAatgaaagaaatgaaagaattaaaataaaacaatgctacCTAGACAATATTTCTTGCCAAGCAGCTTTTTTCTTTGCAttggtatttgtagtagtgtcttttttttctataatatcaattttctcCATTATAAGTTGTCTTAAGATTCTCTGcaagaaaataacaaagttcAGAGTTAGTACAATTTAGACAGGTATTTTGGTGCAACAAGATAGATACAATACaagtaacaataaatttaatatgacaATAACCTTTTCTTCTTCATCCCAGTTTGAAGATCGGGCCCTTTTCTTAGCGGATTTCAATTCCATTATATCactaacacaacaaaaacaCCACACCgctgtatatttatacaacaccaaaaaatttgaaattaccactcttttgacaatatttgacacaatttagaattttgacgttatgattttttaatttctctttgGATAACAGGAATTTTACCATCACAATGTAGCTTTACGTTTGGTATTGGcagcgtataaaataaaaacgttatttaaccattgcttagttaagtgacgtgtaaacagtgtttataagtaagaaatagttaattgataattaaggagttaatgagttattagttaattagttgcttagctgttgattagtggatttttataagtaaggccgCTAGTTTTTGGATAAGGCAACACCGGGATAAGCTGCCCCTGTTAACATTTGAACAAACATGATCTTGATAAATACCAGCTTAACCCCGGAAATAGCAAGGAACCACTAATGTGTTCGGTTCACGGAGTCAAGACCCTTCTAAGTCATCCCGTGCTTCATTGATGGGGAATGCATGAACCCTGACTAACTTGAGCGGACAAAGGATCGCTCGAATTACTGTCTGTTGAATCATCAAGTTAACCAGACGTGTGCAAACATGGCGATCAGACGAGACGATACGTGGCATTGTATCCAATGACTGTTTTGTTATAGATGGCGCAATTTATCCTGAATTTACGACGCATTGGAACCGATTGAGGAGaaaggttaggttttttttttattttgtacttaaatttCAGGGAACGGCAATGGGGTCATGTGaggttgatttatttgtttattagttttcaTGTACGAATAATGTGTTGTAATATCTACGTAAAAGATGGTTCAAGAATTAGTTTGtcaatgttttgtaataaacaaatcGGATAGCATCATAGGAAAGCAAGTTAAAAATGTATCTAATCTAAACATCGTTGTATTAAAAACAGTGAGTAAGTTCCAAATAAAAAGTCATTGCGTCTATTGacctttacataaaatattaaagaagatGTATCCGTTGTATGATCTGAATAACACTAGTGACCTATCTGTTAAGAAAATCAGTTAAAGGTGCTCTCAAGTTTAAGCGAGgtcagaaaaaataaacaacgatCACAATCACAATGCGCCAGTAGCTTTGCCGTTGCTAAGCAACGGATGATTGGCGCGAATCCGACGCGATACGACGGCTATAGAGAATCaattctttactttatttttttacctactGGCCAAGGACAAAGGCTCGATCATTCTAGGTAGTAACCTAGTTTGCATCTATAATATAACGTAGTATTTTTGTtgcacaattaaaataaatattgcgcAATTTTTATGTCCtggtgaataaaataaaatattaaccgGTTCTTATTCTCATTTTcaggtaaattaattaaaatacattacttttttaagtatttattctcatacttaaaatgttaatttctgTTTTCCGCGTTGAGGACcaggatttttatttatacaagggttaataaattaaataaatacctattaagTAGTAGGTTACATACCAAGGTGCCTTTAGATCTGAATTAATTTCATCACAATCACTAACATTATGAAAACATCAGATTTATGGCATTGGCATTGTACCGACAtataaattctataaataaGAGGGTAATTTCATAGATAGGtgcattattttgtaaacatcgTCGGAAGTGCAGCTGGTGAATATTTAGGCGATTAAACGTGATTCTCAGCATTACAACAAATTCTCATTAGCAGAAGAATAAAAAAGGTAAGATTGttcatagataaaataaaaatattaaaataattttatgactaCTTACATCTAGTGTCTATTCAACAATGACCTTGAGAATTAGTTACGTTAAAAATTGCGACGCGTTTAGCTAGCTAATGTATCAAATTGTGATAAAGAATACTTATTGCTTGAATTGCCAACCTTACTTACGATATAGTTGACTAATCATCGATTTAATGctgaaactaaataatttattcaaaattgaaaTCAGTAAGTCGGAAATATTTATCATCTtgaaattaataagtaataaatattgcttGCTAACAGttcgtaaaattaaaaatttaataaaacagagatcgaaaaagttttaatatcgaacgcatttttaaataaaaaaaaaatgcaaatccATTAACCATAAACAAACATATGCGACGTGACGTGAATGCTTCGGCCATTCGGCCagtcacatttatttattttcttccgCCATTCTGTATAAGTTTATTCCGTACTTATGGTTATGCAGCAGTAATTACAAAGATTGGAGGTTTCGTCatttaactattaatttattaggtgAGTTAAACAACTCGGATTAAGTTAAATAGTTAACTTTGGTTGCACTTCATCGCCGTAATCCATAGACCGTAGCGAATTTGATATCAAattcaatgtcgatcgatcaaTACAAAACTAATATAAAGTATTATAGTCACACTTCATTATCTACCCACATGTTCTCACAAGTTTattatgtctgtctgtatatatagatagatatctATCACTACAGTAAAATGATGAAATAGTTCGCACAGTTTACAAGACACATTTTCCGCaacaaacacacataattaCGACAAAACATGATTTTGATCACGTAACCTACCAATAAGTGAACTCAGAAGAATCTAAAATTATCTTCTTTGTTAATTAGTAGTTAAGAACTGTGTACAATGTAAACTCATTAACTTgcaaattaacaaattaatgttttgtaaaacagTAGTCGAATACCTACCTCCCTAGGTTGCTAAACTAAAATTACCTAGTTTATTGCAACATTTAGcacttataatttgtttatcaaTACAACTTATTATGTTCATATTCATCATAAATATCGGAccaaaatgtacattttattaattaatttaaaactgaaGGTAAATGTGTAATAATATTACCTGGGTCttgtgaaaaatattgaaacaaacgTTTGCGATTGCATTGCCAAACGTAAATGAATGGTCAATGTCTGTCTTTTTCCTTGAAGTACCTGTGCGGTATTACAGAAAGAGACAGCTATAGTGTTATAGCTCCGTCTCGTAACGCGTGGTGTATTGTAGCGTACTACGCAAGCTGACGGTGTGTCGACATTGGACGTTGGATCGGTTGCCGGTCCGAGGCTTCGCAGCGAGCGTCGTCGACAGTCTCGCAATGGCGTTAGTGAGAATAGGACGTGTGTTCGTTTAGTTTCACAACAACCCGAGCGGACACCGGCCCAAAATATTGGCCGTCTATCAGTGCATGAATTACTTGAAGATACTTCCTGTAATTCCTCACATAATAAAGCGACTTGTTCGTGACCACGGACAGTCAAATTTTGGTACGATATCCACTCAGGGCGAATCATTTCAAGGTTCGTACTTTATTCGTAATTTCCCCTTACTAAATAACGTTACTAAATCGTGTCGATTGTCTCGTTTTGTTTCAAATTTTGTAACATCGTCGGTGCAGTGGATTTGCAAGTGTCACAAACGGGAAATTACTAATAAGTGGTTTTCGTTTTGTTGCAGATCATGTTCATCTCATCATAGTTCCTTCATCGTTATAAtaagtgtttgtgtgtgtttgtgaaCATAAGTGAAACGTGACAGTGATAAGTGTTAGTGATGGAACCTGGATCACCATCATTGCTGTGGCCGCTGCGCCTGAGCAAGCCTGCAGTGACCGTGCCGGTACCGGCCGGCGAGGACAGCAAAGCGGAGGAGAGGGCTCAGTCGCCAGTGCTGACGGACCGGCTGACGGCGGCTCCCTCGCCGTCCAGCCCCCCGGCGCCCTCCAGCCCGGCGCCACCCCAACACCAGTTCCAAGCGGCGCTGGTCGCTGAAAAGTATCTCCTATTGGAACAGGTTGAGGGCTCCTCGCTTTGTCGGTGTGTGGACGTGCGAACGCAAGAGGAATATGTGTGCAAAGTGAGTACCTACTAAAGTACTTATCTAATCTGAGTCTGACTAGAGCGATATCTTGGATAGACTTCATTATAAGTCCTAAGTCTTACGTTAGATACTGACGTCAGTGCAATGACTCCCGGAACCGCGACGAGTTACaccgtacctacctataaatgCACCTAGATATAGAGAAGATCGAGTTTATAGTTTGCCACAGTAAACTTGCGCTATAAAAGGCTGTACAACCTATAGCTATCTACTTGGAACTCCAGTCCAACAACTTTATTGAACGAACTTGCAAAAGTTTATGCAAATGTAGGTACGGGTTCTGTTGATAGGTAcctattcaattaaaatctactTTATTAGTATTCAGATAAAATCGCTTTTGGCTTGAGATAACTGGGTGTTTTAAAGATTTCAAATTTCGATTCTTACCTACTTGATTATAGACATAAACAAagtactttgtatttttttaaatgagtatTTCTGAAATTGGCTAAGACAATCTGTCTCGCGACTCAGCTAGGATGCGTAACGTGTGCCGTGTCGAAATTGTGCCGGGTTTCAACAGGCGTTGCGTGGCTTTGTTTGATTGATATAGTGCGTAATCTCTTGTTTTAGTTCGACCTCTTACTACATTAATCTAATTTGGTAGCTGAATGAGTTATTTCATCCGCTAAACTCTTCCCTTTGTTAAAACAAGTCACATTAGTTATACCAAACAGGTGTGAAACTCCACATTTAcgaaaaacatacataataaaactgttgTAGGTAATGAATTCTCCTCACAAAGTCaatatattgcaaaatatttggTAAAGGGTTCTCACTATCCCACGGGAGTGGACCCCATGTAGAGATAAGCAGAGAACACAATAATGTGCCCACATGTCGTGGCCCTTCAATCCAATAATTTAGTTTGTCAATAATAACCATTAGTGACTTCTGACAGCCACTTCTATTTGGCAATTTATTTCGTGATAGGTCTTGAAACATTTAcacacacattattattaatatcagTACAATccatagaaatatttaaaactatttaactaTTATAGTTATCTATGGTAGTTACAATCCAAGAAAATATCTTTGGAATCTCGAACAAATATTTCTTGCTCGAACGTATGTCTGATAAACTCAGCTCGTGAGTAAATAATTCGTTAATTAATGTTCAATAGCAGTTTTTTCACGAGTCTCGCGTGCATTGTTCATAGCATCTTGTTTAAAACCGATGTCATACTTTATATGTCATGGCCCCGCGCGCTGCTCGATCGCACTTGTAGGCCACAGCCATCGCCGTTTTTACAATGTCATGTGTCGACTTTCGCAATCGATAACCTAACAATAACGGCAATTATAACGCTAACTACGCTAATTGTTGCACTACACCTAGCCAACTTATTATGCTCCACGTAAACTATTATAAGCGGGCCAACATTCCAAACTTACTCATTTTTACTATTTGAGCGAATTATCCTTATTGGCTTTTGTGAATCACTACGTTGGGTCTAGAAACTTGTTTGAAAACAAGTTATTTCTAACGAATTTTATACACAAGCTTTTGACGACTAATTTTAGGCAATACAGGACACGTTGGTGTCCTAACAAAGGCCTATACTAGTATTGTCAAGGCACAGAATAGGCACTTCCCTCGTGAGAACTTGGCAAGGTTAAAGTGTGGCAACGTTATCGTTGCTAAACGCCGAGCGTATTTACAACACCGACTATTGCCGACACGACTGCCACGTTTATGTTTCACATTCATCATGTGTGATACACTCTTctagtatttgttttattaaaaatatattataactacCGTCCTTAGTAAACGATTTAGCCTACATAAACTTGTAGCGTCACTTCTGATCGCATCAGGTCGGGACTAAAATAAGCTTGACCTTCTCATTGACATTGTGAAATAGACGATTTGATAACGCGCCGATCGCCGAATGTCATAGCGAGGCTAGGGGCCCCCCTCCTTTGCCCTGCCCCCACTAAACAGTACGAACGGCGGCGCTAACAGCAAAGCGCTTATTCATTGCTGACTTAATAGGTGTATCAAAACTGGTACAACAAACATAGCCTGACATACGCAGTAACGTTGAGGATATAGCGCTAGGATCGGATCATATCATGGTTGTCTGCAATCAATCTGCAAACAATTGAGACAGCCACCATATATGTACGGTTATCTGCTATTGTAATTTATCCTAGAACGGATGAAGGCTTGTGAATTTGTTATGC includes:
- the LOC118280055 gene encoding putative nuclease HARBI1, coding for MDIFDDDNELRTYRDEIEEIRNFRNIGSRRRVKIYNSRSNPMEELSESDFKHRYRFSKENMVKIINILRNDLSMDSRGDSIPVELQVMAAIRYWGRHEIQEDCAEIHGMSQQTLSRTAKRVAIALASKSSIYIKMPSNLREETETIRKFETICGFPHVTGAIDCTHIKIRKVGGDVGQYYINRKGHYSINTQMVCNADLKICDIVCHWRGSTHDARIWRESSIKRRFEEREFKGKLIGDGGYPCSPYLLTPVLRPRNEAERRYNYSHIRTRNVIERCFGVLKARFRILLEIMRGSFNTIKTTIVACAVLHNLAIEFDDTLSYETPYTDSDEDTEAIEQDSNNLTHITRNIFIENFF
- the LOC118280056 gene encoding uncharacterized protein LOC118280056, with protein sequence MELKSAKKRARSSNWDEEEKRILRQLIMEKIDIIEKKDTTTNTNAKKKAAWQEILSSFNSLNKKPRDMTQIVTQWRNTKGQVKTRESEYRRARQMTGGGPPPPSPPQEDLELIQSLPNEFVIDSNVFDSDSIFIETIKQSQSTATEKMMSESGLAPTEIAIIVDSEKSTQLSNTPDVEENPILSTPLAATKVEKHTIKRELYKPKHKPKQNNKIADNYEEQLFLLTKKCKENKEKREDELHKKRMAILDLEQKYWEKN